Genomic window (Vigna radiata var. radiata cultivar VC1973A chromosome 1, Vradiata_ver6, whole genome shotgun sequence):
AAAAATTGTTTCCCACCCTTCTCAACATTAGAGAGATACATCAATACAGTAGCAATCCGATGGCCACCCATAATTTGATTAGCTTTGTCATGGAAGTAATCAAAGTGTGGTTCATACTTCTCACCATTATCATAGTGCAATACTTGCATTGACTCACCATTCTCTGATGCAATGGACATAGTttataacaaagaaaagaaaagcaaatacTGAACtgaatcaaataataatattgtttactAACCTACAGGAAGGAATGTCATGCAGAAACTCGGCATTCAATATCAGTAACTATTTCATCCTTAAAAGATCAAATATAGAAAAAGGAGGAAATCAATATCTAAATGCAAGTGTCACAAAGCTCTGTTAACAGCTcatcaaattgaaataaaaaggtTGCAAAGAAATTATGCTaatttttccaacaattggatGATTCTGAGAGGAGAGGCGAATTACCATTGGCAACTAGACTATATTCATATAGGCACTCTAGCTATAAAtgctatttaaaaaatatgaatcatcagactactttttctttcaagtagCTTATGAGCTCTACACACTTTGCTTGTGGTCTACTTTTTTGGATTTGGACCCCTCCTATATATGATGTTAACATGACAAGTTATGATTAATAATTCTCAACCATTCCTTGATTCAGCCCCAATGAGAAATTCACAAATCATTTGACTGTTCACCCTATGGGTTAAATCTATTTTCTAAGATTGaaattgacaatttttttactgattaataacataaataattataagattaaaattatttataagtgtaaaagcAATTTTTTTCCCACTTATCATTTTAAGAATGTGTATTGTAGTTTCTTATGTTTATATGGTGATTGTAGTTTCCATCGGTATAGATATTGAGAAAGAAGTGCATCCCTAATTAAATGGGTCAATAtcattaaatgattaaaataatcttttaaaatttgtttgaaaaatatgtttttgtttattgagatttttaataaaataaaaatgaagttttattttaattacgtAATTTGTCTTAATTACATAGGTTAGTAAGAAAAAACTAGGATTTTACACTAAGAACCATTGATTTATAACTCTAGAACACTATCACTAATAATTTCAATGGATTTCACTAATTTGCTTCCTTTTCCatgaaaattttgtgaataGAAGAAAACTGACGTTGACAGAATGTGTATATAATGTTGGAGTCTGTCTGCATGGCTAAggttaaaaaatgaaagacaGTTAAAGAGGTTAGAGCATTTTTCttccatattaaaaaaatcaactatCTCTGTTATATTGAAGTACTCAAATATGTAATTACAATACATatgataaaagaatttaaagaatgtCTAATACAATGtctacaagataaaaaaaaataaaaggaattataCAAATAGAATGATCACACAAGACAGCACCATACATGGGTATGTCTTCATTTCTTGATTctcaaaaaattgagaaatggTTTCTCTGGGACAGGTATCAACTTCACAAGCCAACCTATTGGCCAGGAAACTGCAGCTAGAGCAATGCAGATAGCCCATTGCCCCCAATTTAGCCTCTCTGTGTCAGCAAATTTCTTTAGAAACTCAACCATAACAACCTGAAGGATTATTGTTATGGCAATGATTCCTAAAAACAACTTGCTCCTGTGTATGCCTTTGAATACATTCCTCTTCTCCATCTTCCTTGCATTGAACTCATTGAACACTTGACAGAGAACAAATGTGTTGAAAATCAATGTGTCATTTACCCCTGATGTCACACCAAAGATAGACTCACCTTTGAATTGAAGAGTCAGCAAAACTGCTATCTGGTACAAAGCTTGAGCCAATAGATTCCTCCACATGACATTGGTGATTAGAGGTTTTGTTCTACCAACTGGTGGTTTGTCCATCAATTCATTGGTGGGCTTTTCTGTTGCAAGTGCCAAAGCACCTAATGTGTCCATGATCAAGTTCACCCATAATAATTGTACTGCTGTGAGTGGCACTTCCCCTGCTGATACTGCTGCCACAAAGTTGATAGCAAGTGCTGCAACATTCACTGTCAACTGAAACTGAATGAACTTCTGTATGTTGTTGTAAACACACCTTCCCCACCTTAAGACAGTCACCACAGATGCAAAATTGTCATCCAAAATAACAATGTCTGAGCTCTCTTTGGCCACTTCAGTACCTTGAATTCCCATAGATAGTCCAATGTCAGCTTCTTTGAGTGCTGGTGCGTCATTTGTGCCATCCCCGGTAACAGCAACTACATGGCCTTTCTGCTTCAGACATTGAACCATTAGAAGTTTGTCAAAAGGAGAAGATCTGGCCATCACACAGATTTTTTCCACCTTCTCCAGCCTCTCTTCATGTGTGTAGTTGCGAAATTCCTCTCCTTCAATCACTGCTCCAGCTGTGTCCTGATTTGGCTGGAGTATCCCACATTCGCTTGCTATAGCCCTTGCAGTGAAAACATTGTCACCTGTGATCATTTTGACGTTCACACCAGCCTTTTGGCAAGCTTCCACAGCCTTCTTCACCCCTGGACGACATGGATCCTTAATCCCAACCACCCCTAACAATGTTAAACCACTGTCTTTCACTTTCCCCGTTGTGTTTTCATCTCCAAGCTCTTCCTCAGGTACTTCTACATGTGCAAAAGCAATGCAACGAAGACTACTAGCTGCCATACCTTGAATGATGTGCTCAAACTTCAACATTGTATCAATGTCAAGATCTTTCACAGTACCAGAAGCATCATAGTATCTTGAGCACATCTTTAGTACCATCTCAGCTGCTCCTTTCCAGTGAGCATTAACTGTGTTGTCTGCCTTCCTTCTCAACAAAACTCcgcttttcttcttctttgagtTGAAGGTCTCAACCTGAATGATGGAACAGCTTTTTGTCAAGTGCTCCATCTCCATGTTCAATTCCAAAACTGCCCAAGATAGGATGGCCTTTTCTGTGGGACTGCCTGAAAACTCAAATTCAGAACCTGATTTGTTGGACTTTTGCACACTACCAGTTGTGTTTAGAGCCACCCCTTCTTGGATAAGTTGAAGAACAATTGGAGCAACCTTTGAGTTGGCATTCTCAGTTTCTGCCACGGGTTCTTGGCCAATCCAGAACTTGGTTACTTTCATCTCATTGAGTGTGAGAGTCCCAGTCTTATCAGTGCAAATTGTGGTGGCAGAACCCATTGTCTCACATGCTGAGAGCTTTCTCACCATTGCTTGGTCAGccatcattttcttcattgaATAAGCCAGAGTGAGCGTCACAGCCAATGGAAGACCCTCGGGGATTGCAACAACAACAATGGTCACTGCATCAGCAACAATTCCCACAACAGCATTCATTATATCATCAAACTTGGTCTTGCTTCCATTGTACTCTCTGACCCCCTTGTCATCCTTCGTGTTCCCTGTGAAGTACCTAACCAACAAAACAACAAGGACAAGAAAAGCCACAGCCAAGCCAACCTTTCCAATGGACGATGTTAGCTTGTTTAGCCTCTCTTGCAAAGGAGTTTGCTCATCATTATCCCGGCTTATCGAACTCATCATTTGGCCCCATGTTGTGTTCATACCAACTGAGGTAACGAGCATCTTCGCATACCCATCAGCCACCTTGGTGCCTGAGAACAAAAAAGGGTGCTGTCTACTAATCTCAACATGATCACTCTCTCCTGTCATGCTTGATTCATCCACTCTAAGTGAATGCCCTTCAATGAACAACCCATCTGCTGGCACTTGATCCCCAATCTTCAAGCAAATGACATCACCGACAACTATTTCAAAGATTGACAAATGCTGACGCCTCCCACTTCTCACCACATCAATTTGTATGTCATTGCTCACCTGGGACAGCTTGTCAAACTGTCTGTTCTGTCTGAAGTTGCTCACTGCTGACAAGGAAACCACAATGAACACTGCAACGAAGATGCTTCCACCATCGTACCAACCTTCTTTGATTCCATGTTCCTTGATGCCAAAGCCAAGGGAAAGAGCAGCACAAGCCAAAAGGATGAGAATGGTGACATCCTTAAAGGCTTCCACCACAAAGTGGAAGAACCCTTTGGAAGGTGGTTTGTGGTAAGTGTTGGAACCAAACACGTGTGTTCTACGTGTGatgtcttcttcatcatcac
Coding sequences:
- the LOC106773700 gene encoding putative calcium-transporting ATPase 13, plasma membrane-type; this encodes MTMPFLTKFNSIEMLLNASNSVSASNKRWHSAFMAIYCSRAIMSLSARNKTYKIKEKVSPTPTPPPYFVMVDLSPHRSFGIDQTVLTDIVKEKDLQSLDTFGGVEGVATALETHLEYGIKGGSGGDDEEDITRRTHVFGSNTYHKPPSKGFFHFVVEAFKDVTILILLACAALSLGFGIKEHGIKEGWYDGGSIFVAVFIVVSLSAVSNFRQNRQFDKLSQVSNDIQIDVVRSGRRQHLSIFEIVVGDVICLKIGDQVPADGLFIEGHSLRVDESSMTGESDHVEISRQHPFLFSGTKVADGYAKMLVTSVGMNTTWGQMMSSISRDNDEQTPLQERLNKLTSSIGKVGLAVAFLVLVVLLVRYFTGNTKDDKGVREYNGSKTKFDDIMNAVVGIVADAVTIVVVAIPEGLPLAVTLTLAYSMKKMMADQAMVRKLSACETMGSATTICTDKTGTLTLNEMKVTKFWIGQEPVAETENANSKVAPIVLQLIQEGVALNTTGSVQKSNKSGSEFEFSGSPTEKAILSWAVLELNMEMEHLTKSCSIIQVETFNSKKKKSGVLLRRKADNTVNAHWKGAAEMVLKMCSRYYDASGTVKDLDIDTMLKFEHIIQGMAASSLRCIAFAHVEVPEEELGDENTTGKVKDSGLTLLGVVGIKDPCRPGVKKAVEACQKAGVNVKMITGDNVFTARAIASECGILQPNQDTAGAVIEGEEFRNYTHEERLEKVEKICVMARSSPFDKLLMVQCLKQKGHVVAVTGDGTNDAPALKEADIGLSMGIQGTEVAKESSDIVILDDNFASVVTVLRWGRCVYNNIQKFIQFQLTVNVAALAINFVAAVSAGEVPLTAVQLLWVNLIMDTLGALALATEKPTNELMDKPPVGRTKPLITNVMWRNLLAQALYQIAVLLTLQFKGESIFGVTSGVNDTLIFNTFVLCQVFNEFNARKMEKRNVFKGIHRSKLFLGIIAITIILQVVMVEFLKKFADTERLNWGQWAICIALAAVSWPIGWLVKLIPVPEKPFLNFLRIKK